The following coding sequences are from one Lolium rigidum isolate FL_2022 chromosome 6, APGP_CSIRO_Lrig_0.1, whole genome shotgun sequence window:
- the LOC124665514 gene encoding cysteine proteinase inhibitor 12-like, which produces MRVAATRPISSAPVLAALALLLLVGSASLAAGAMAGHVLGGKTDTPAAANSLDTDGLARFAVDEHNKRQNALLEFVRVVEAKEQVVAGTVHHLTLEALEAGSKKIYEAKVWVKPWLNFKELQEFVHTGDATSFTVSDLGAKKGDHEPGWRDVPVHDPVVKDAADHAVKTIQQRSNSLFPYELLEIIHAKAEVVEDFAKFDILLKLKRGTKEEKMKAEVHKNLEGAFVLSQMQPEHDESSSQ; this is translated from the exons ATGCGTGTTGCTGCGACCCGGCCCATCTCCTCCGCTCCCGTCCTCGCCgccctcgccctcctcctcctcgtcggctccgcctccctcgcggccggagccatggccgGCCACGTCCTCGGCGGCAAGACCgacacccccgccgccgccaacagCCTCGACACCGACGGCCTCGCCCGCTTCGCCGTCGACGAGCACAACAAGCGCCAG AACGCGCTCCTCGAGTTCGTGCGGGTCGTCGAGGCCAAGGAGCAGGTGGTGGCCGGCACCGTGCACCACCTCACGCTCGAGGCTCTCGAGGCCGGCAGCAAGAAGATCTACGAGGCCAAGGTCTGGGTCAAGCCCTGGCTCAACTTCAAGGAGCTGCAGGAGTTCGTACACACCGGGGACGCAACCTCATTCACCGTCTCCGACCTCGGCGCCAAGAAAG GGGACCATGAGCCTGGATGGCGTGATGTGCCTGTACATGACCCTGTAGTCAAAGATGCTGCAGACCATGCTGTGAAAACAATCCAGCAGAGGTCGAACTCCCTTTTCCCATATGAACTTCTTGAAATCATTCATGCAAAGGCAGAG GTtgttgaggactttgcaaagtttgACATCCTCCTGAAACTGAAGAGAGGGACCAAGGAGGAGAAAATGAAAGCTGAGGTCCATAAGAACCTTGAGGGAGCTTTTGTGCTGAGCCAGATGCAGCCAGAGCATGATGAATCTAGCAGCCAGTGA